The Vibrio sp. 16 genome segment ACACTCTTTGTTGGCGAAAAGCATAAAGCAATATCGATAAGACCAAGATCCATGAGCCTTTTTGCAACTTCGGCTGCTAAAAAAGTTTTGCCCCCACCAGGTGTTGCTTGGCAAAAAAATGCCGCTGACCATTGATGTAACGCTTTATCGCTAGCGAGGCGCACTCTTGTTGCCAGACCCTTAGCATCGTCTTGCCTCTGGTCGCAATGAATTAAGTGCATTACTAAGAGCGTTGACTTTACCAAGTAGTCTAGCCGAGTGAATTCTCTTCGCCGAAAGGTGCTCTCCTAGTGAGATTACCAGCTCAGGGAATCTATCAATTAGTGATTGATACTCATCTATCTCACCAAGTGCAATTTCTAACTCACCTTGTGATTGTCTCAGCTCTTCTCTCAGAATCGATTGGCCGTTAAAATTGATGGTTTTCTTTCGACTCCGGTTGTCTTTTGGCTGAGTTTGAAGAGCTTTAAATTCATCAGTAACAAAATATATTTTCGACCTGCCCTCTCCTTGAGATCGAAGCCAGCCCTTTTTCAAAAATCGTAAGATTTGTCGATAAATGCGTTTGCGCTCCGCATCAATATCATCACTGGTTTCGTCCAATTTCAACGCTTCATCGCGTAATTTGACAACTGAAAAACCGTCCATTTCATTATCTATTAATAACTTAGACATTACCGAATCAATCTTGTAGGTCTCTTTCATTTAATGACTCTTAGAACACATAAACTTAGGATTGCTAAGTATACAAAAATCAGTAAAACTTAGACAATCTAAGTTATCCAAAGGTTGAAAAGAAATGTGTAAGTGCAGAAAGACAACCCAATCCCAGCGAGGCTCAAAGCTGCCCGAAAAAAAGCCAAAATCACCCAAAAAGAGCTGGGTGTAAAAATAGGTATGGAAGAAAGCTCTGCAAGCGGTCGTATGAACCACTATGAGAAGGGAAGACACGTCCCTGATATTGGCACATTGAGAAGAATTGCCGAGGAGCTAGATGTCCCGCTAAATTACTTTTTTTGTGACAATGAACTAAGCGCCGAGCTTGCTTGCACAATCGACAGGATGAGTGACGAGGAGAAAAAAGCGCTACTGGAAAACCTAAATCACGAAAGCCACCTCTAAGCTTTAAGCGTATTTTTGCTCAATAACATGCTCAACGGAATTGCATCTGTAAAACGAGGCGCGAGAATCTTATCTTCTGCTGTAATGGCATTTAGGTTGTAAGTAGAGCCAGCGTCAATTTGATGAAGACGAAGCTGCTCTACAGGAGAGTCAAATGGGTTGTCCAAATAGGGAAACTTAAACGAAAACGTGCGCGTCAATATCGCTTTGTTTATCGTATCGACGTTCTCATTGAAACTCATAAGTAGTGCATCTTTCAAGAAGTGCTTCAACGCTCGGCACTCCCCTCTACACATAACGAACAAAGGATATAACACTTCATTTTTTGTAAGCACTGGCGGTTCATCAAAGCCCATTCTCGCACTCAAACCCGCGACAAATCTGGCAAAATGTTTTTTTTGTTCTAAGTCAAACCCATAAGATACCGTTCTATTCGAATGACTCTTCGCTTTCAACAATTTGAAATAATCTATCTTTCTCCTCCAGCTTAGCCGCGAGTTCCACTGTGGTTCTGTCGCTATCACATCAGCATAAGGCATACCCACTAGCACAAACGAGACTCTTGCTTCTTCACTTATATATTTGAATGTGTTGGCAATAACTTGTCTCTGTTCTGCGGTTGAAAACTCAACCAGCTCTTGAATTTCATTAACAATAATCAGCTCAACAGATTTACGTTTAAGTTGCTTTACAACCGCTTCGCCAAGCGCAATTTCATTACGGCGCCGAATACCTCTTCCTCCGGATTTACAATCTAAATCAACCAAAAATTGGGTCAGCGTATTCTGTTCATTGATACGACTTGGCACTCTAGTGCTTAACACTGGCTGTTTTTCCCAAGTTGAACCCGATTGAAAGCGTGATAAGTAGTTGTTGATCAAAGCCGTCTTTCCACTTCCAGCCTCACCAGTTAACAAGAAAGACTCTGGTTCACCACCTAAAGAGTGATTGAAACGAAGTTGATCAAAGATAGAGTAGATTTCAGTTATCGCGGGATACTCGATAAAGCTGGTTTCAAAGGACTTTAGCTGCTCAAGCTGCTTTGGCGTTAAATTCAAATTAATACCCTTCAATATCTTCAAAATCATCGTCATCTAAGTACTCTGAGGCATCGGAAACAACCTCAGATTTGTGCGTAACAGGAATCACGTTGATTGAGCTTGGTCCCTCAGATCCGACATCATTAAACTTTGCTAATTTCGAAGTATTGCCCGTTTTAGGCAAGCTAGCCTTATTGCTTTTTGCACCGCGGAATCTATCGGTTTCTTCCTGAATACGTTTCTTCATATACAGGAATGTATCCGCAAGCGCCTCATCATCAGTAAGCTGCTTAGTATTGAGCCGGCGTACTTTTTGTATTCGCTCGTGTTCAAAAAGCGACAGCCCCTTTGTATATCCGGTGTTGTCTACCGCTGGAACTTTTATGTACCTCTTTTCCGATTCTAGATAAACATGAATAGAGCTGATATCAGAAGGGTCTGTTTTGGTCTTAACAAACAGCTTTTTGCCATTGTTGGACGCCCAATATTTACGGTATTCAATAAGTTCTGAGGACTGATAGTGGAGATTATGAAGCCTGATCCCTGCTACTCCAATGGTTCTGTGTCTAAGCAAACCTAGCTCAACTCTCAACTGCTCCTTCTCAACACCACTGTAGTAAGAGGGAGTCCATTCCGATTGGTTCCACTTGTGGTATGGAATGTCACGTTCTCTTGAATCAGGTGCCATATGGTAATAATCGACAATCCATTTATGAAGTAGCTCAAGAAACACGGAAACTCTAACCACCGCATCCTTCTTTGGGTTGTAATCTTGTAGCTGAGTAGGATTGGTGAACGTTTTTCCAGGCAGTGCGTTCACTAACCCTTTGTTCATCTGATCAAACAGCTTTTCGATCCCTGACTTTCGCCAAGGTTTAGCGGCTTGACTGTATTGGATGTCTGATACCAGAGGCCGTAACGAATCTTCCAAGCTTTTACTCCAAAACTCAGCACCATTATCGACAACTAAACAGTCAATCTTGCCGTGGCAAGGCCATTCATTATCAATAGAAGGATACCTTTGCTTTACCCAACTCTTATCTAGTAGCGAATTCAATAGCGCCTTTCTGACAGAGTCAAAACTAGGCTCTCTAAAGTTGATACTGCATCCTACGATACATTTACTGAAGCGGTCATATAGCATCGTCAGATAGGGCCGACCTAAAGGAATCTCTAACTCATCATCGATCAAAATCACTGGAACTGGAGTATGGTCAATTTCGACAAACTCCATTGGTTTAGTCGCGGCTACCTGTTGACCAACTGACCGAAACTCCCGATCCGCATATCGTTTGCCAAACCTTGCGATCGCGACCTCATATGGAGGTAAGTCGTGTATTCGATTATAAAAAGAACGATCTGAAATTGGTTTGATTTTCCCCTCGACAATCCCGCGATTTATTTGAATCACTCGACTCTT includes the following:
- a CDS encoding Mu transposase C-terminal domain-containing protein, whose product is MPSDSNNIFGFFDEFEASEGESQQLPIELIQEPIEIFSTIDTQSPKVQQEVIRRIKIIDFVERRLKGGWTEKNLNPILSLIEPELKLTPPSWRTLATWKKSYFEAGKDPCALIPKHTFKGNRQKEMDSQSLIDEAVQNVYLTRERLSVAEAYRYYKSRVIQINRGIVEGKIKPISDRSFYNRIHDLPPYEVAIARFGKRYADREFRSVGQQVAATKPMEFVEIDHTPVPVILIDDELEIPLGRPYLTMLYDRFSKCIVGCSINFREPSFDSVRKALLNSLLDKSWVKQRYPSIDNEWPCHGKIDCLVVDNGAEFWSKSLEDSLRPLVSDIQYSQAAKPWRKSGIEKLFDQMNKGLVNALPGKTFTNPTQLQDYNPKKDAVVRVSVFLELLHKWIVDYYHMAPDSRERDIPYHKWNQSEWTPSYYSGVEKEQLRVELGLLRHRTIGVAGIRLHNLHYQSSELIEYRKYWASNNGKKLFVKTKTDPSDISSIHVYLESEKRYIKVPAVDNTGYTKGLSLFEHERIQKVRRLNTKQLTDDEALADTFLYMKKRIQEETDRFRGAKSNKASLPKTGNTSKLAKFNDVGSEGPSSINVIPVTHKSEVVSDASEYLDDDDFEDIEGY
- a CDS encoding helix-turn-helix transcriptional regulator; the protein is MQKDNPIPARLKAARKKAKITQKELGVKIGMEESSASGRMNHYEKGRHVPDIGTLRRIAEELDVPLNYFFCDNELSAELACTIDRMSDEEKKALLENLNHESHL
- a CDS encoding TniB family NTP-binding protein, translating into MTMILKILKGINLNLTPKQLEQLKSFETSFIEYPAITEIYSIFDQLRFNHSLGGEPESFLLTGEAGSGKTALINNYLSRFQSGSTWEKQPVLSTRVPSRINEQNTLTQFLVDLDCKSGGRGIRRRNEIALGEAVVKQLKRKSVELIIVNEIQELVEFSTAEQRQVIANTFKYISEEARVSFVLVGMPYADVIATEPQWNSRLSWRRKIDYFKLLKAKSHSNRTVSYGFDLEQKKHFARFVAGLSARMGFDEPPVLTKNEVLYPLFVMCRGECRALKHFLKDALLMSFNENVDTINKAILTRTFSFKFPYLDNPFDSPVEQLRLHQIDAGSTYNLNAITAEDKILAPRFTDAIPLSMLLSKNTLKA